In Diaphorobacter ruginosibacter, the genomic stretch GCCCACGGCGATCGGCACCCGCATGTCGGGGGTACCCAGTTGCGCGATGATGGAGGCGTCCACGAACTGCACCATCGAATGGATGATCTGCTGCGGATGGATCACCACCTTGATCTGCTCGGGAGCGAGATTGAACAGCCAGCGCGCCTCGATCACCTCGAGCGCCTTGTTCATCATCGTGGCCGAATCGATGGAAATCTTGCGGCCCATGGCGAAGTTCGGATGGGCGCAGGCCTGATCGGGCGTCACGTCCCTGAGCGTCTTCGGGTCGCGCGTGCGGAATGGACCGCCCGAGGCCGTCAGCAGGATGTGGTCGACGCGACGGGCCCAGGTGGATGCATCCTCGGGCAGGCTCTGGAAGATGGCCGAGTGCTCGCTGTCGATGGGCAGCAGCGTCGCGCCGCCCTGCTTCACCGCATGCATGAAGACCTCGCCACCCACGACGATGGCCTCCTTGTTCGCCAGCAGCAGGCGCTTGCCAGCCCGCGCCGCCGCCATGCAGGACGCCAGCCCGGCCGCGCCGACGATGGCGGCCATGACAGCATCGACCTCGGGGTGCGCGGCAATCAACTCCAGCGCATCGGCCGACTGCAGAACTTCGGTCGCGATTCCGTTGGCCTTGAGCCTGTCTGCCAGTTCCTTCGCATGCGGGGCGCTTGCCATCACCGCGTAGCGCGGCTTGAACTGCGCACACTGCGCGAGCATCAGCTCGACGCGCGTGGACGCGCTCAGCGCAAAGACTTCATAGTGGTCGAGGTGGCGAGCCACCACGTCGAGCGTGTTGGTACCGATGGAGCCCGTGGAGCCCAGAACGGTCAGACGTTGTTTCATGCAGCAGCGAAATGAGTGAGCATCATGGCGAGCGGCAACGTGGGCAGGAGCGCATCGATGCGGTCGAGCACGCCGCCATGGCCGGGCAGCAGGTTGCTGCTGTCCTTCATGCCGGCGCTTCGCTTGACCAGCGACTCGACCAGATCACCCACGACGCTCATCGCCGCCATGAAGACCACGCCCAGCAACAGGAGCCAGTAGCCCTTGGCCGCAAGGCGCGAATAGAAACTGGCCACCGTTGCCTGACTGGAGGCATCGAGTGCAACCCAGACAATGGCCAATACGGCGACACCCGCCATGCCGCCCCAGACACCCTCCCAGCTCTTGCCGGGACTGATGGCGGGCGCCAGCTTGTTTCTTGTGAACTTCAGGCCGAAGGCACGGCCCGCGAAATAGGCAAAGATGTCCGCCGCCCAGACAAGGGCCAGGATCGACAGCAGATAGTTGACACCCACCTGGCGCGCCTGCACCACGGCAAGCCATGTCACCCAGAGGGCGAGCACGCCGCCCACAAGGCGTACGGAACGGGCAATCTTCGGCCAGCCCGCCACGCCGCCGCGCAGCAGGAAGGCACCGCCCAGCACCCAGCAGGCGCCGGCAAGGGTCCAGAGGGAGGCGAGCGGGGCCTGTATCCAGCCGAACTGCCAGCTCGCACCGCACATCGCAAGGCACACGGCGCCGGTGGCGACGGCACCCGTGCCGCCCAGGCCGTTCAGGCGTCCCCATTCCCATGCGCCGGCGGCCACCAGGACGAGCAGCACGATGGTGAAGGGCACGGTGTTCGCATGGAACAGCGCCGGCAGCAGGATGGCCAGCAGCACCAGGGCAGTTATGACACGTTGTTTGAGCATCCGTCAGCCCTCCGTCGGTCGATTGCGGGATCAGGTCTGCACGGAGGCGGACCGCGATGATTTCTGCACCTGCGCCGAGGTCTTCCCGAAGCGGCGTTCGCGCGAGGCGTATGCAGCGATCGCCTCGTCCAGCGCAGCCTCATCGAACTCGGGCCAGAGACGGTCGCTGAAGACCAGCTCGGAGTATGCGCATTGCCACAGCAGGAAGTTGCTGATGCGCATCTCGCCACCGGTGCGGATCAGCAGATCCGGATCGGCCACATGCGACAGCGCCATGGCGCGGTCAAGGCCGGCTTCCGTGATCGGCTCGCCGCGTTCGGCAAGCGCCGCGGCTGCCTGCGCGATGTCCCAGCGGCCACCATAGTTGAAGCATACGTTCAGGACAAGCCGTGTGTTGCCCGCGGTGATGGCTTCGGCCTGCTGCAGGCCGGCACGTACCTTCTCGGAGAGGCTCGCCTTGTCGCCCACGAAGTGCAGTTGCACGCCGTCCTTGTGGAGATCGGGCACCTCGCGTGCCAGCGCCTTGGCCAGCAGGTCCATGAGCCCCGAAACCTCATCCGCCGGGCGGTTCCAGTTCTCGGAGGAAAAGGCGAACACGGTGAGCACGCCCACGCCACGTTCGGCGCAGGCACGGGCGCAGCGGCGCAGCGAATCGACGCCCTGCTTGTGGCCCGCAAGGCGCGGCAGCAGGCGGCGTGTGGCCCAGCGACCATTGCCATCCATGACGATGGCGATGTGGTGCGGAACCGCACTCGATGATGAATTCATGGACAGGGGAAAATCAGGTTCCGACGCGCGTCAGATCGCCAGGATTTCCTGTTCCTTGGCGGCCACGAGCACGTCGATGTCGGCAATGTGCTTGTCGGTGAGCTTCTGGATCTCGGCTTCCGAACGCTTCTGATCGTCTTCGGAGGCTTCCTTGTCCTTGACCAGCTTCTTCACACCTTCGTTGGCGTCGCGACGCAGGTTGCGGATCGCGATCTTGGAATTCTCGCCCTCGGTGCGCGCAAGCTTGGTCATCTCCTTGCGGCGCTCCTCGCTCATCGGAGGCATGGGGACGCGGATCAGGTCGCCCATGGACGCCGGATTCAGGCCCAGGTCGCTCTCGCGGATGGCCTTCTCGATCTTTGCGCCCATGTTCTTTTCCCAGGGCTGCACGCTGATCGTGCGGGCATCCAGCAGAGACACATTGGCCACCTGCGACAGCGGCACCATGGAGCCGTAGTACTCGACATGGATGGTGTCCAGCAGCTGCGGGTTGGCACGGCCGGTGCGGACCTTGGAGAGATTGTTCTTGAGAGCCTCGATGGACTGGTCCATCTTGGTCTGGGTGGTTTTCTTGATATCGGCAATGGTCATATGGTTCTCCTCAGCGGGGCGCGGATCACGAAGGCTGAAAAACCCTCAAGCGTACACCAGTGTGCCTTCGTCTTCACCCATGACCACACGCTTGAGTGCGCCGGGCTTCACGATCGAGAACACGCGGATCGGCAGGCGCTGGTCGCGGCACAGCGCGAATGCGGTCGCGTCCATGATGCCGAGATTGCGCGTGATGGCCTCGTCGAAAGTGAGCTGGGAATAACGGGTCGCGGTGGGATCCTTGGCCGGATCGGCGGTATACACGCCATCCACCTTGGTGGCCTTGAGCACCAGCTCGGCGCCGATCTCGGCGCCACGCAACGCGGCCGCGGTATCGGTCGTGAAGAAGGGATTGCCCGTGCCAGCCGCAAACACCACCACCTTGCCCTCTTCGAGGTACTGCAGTGCCTTGGGGCGCACGTAGGGCTCGACCACCTGCTCGATGCCGATCGCGGACATCACGCGGGCCGTGAGGCCCTGCTTGTCCATGGCATCGGCAAGCGCCAGCGCGTTCATCACGGTCGCCAGCATGCCCATGTAGTCCGCCGTGGCGCGATCCATGCCGACAGAACCGCCAGCCACGCCACGGAAGATGTTTCCGCCGCCGATCACCACCGCCACCTCCACGCCCAGGCGTGTGATGTCGGCGATTTCTTCCACCATGCGCACGATGGTCGCGCGGTTGATGCCGAACTGATCATCCCCCATCAGCGCCTCACCAGACAGCTTGAGCAAAATGCGCTTGTGGGCTGGTTTGGCGAGGGTCATGAGTGGTTCTCCGTTAGGCAACAAAAAAATGAAAGAAATAAATGTGATCGGTCAGGGACGCTGCGTCTGAAGAAATCAGGCGCCGGCCTTTGCAGCAGCCACCTGGGCAGCCACTTCGGCAGCGAAGTCGTCAGCCTTCTTCTCGATGCCTTCGCCCACGACGTACATCGTGAACGCCTTGATCGTGGTGTTGGCGGCCTTGAGCATCTGCTCCACGGTCTGCTTGCCGTCGGCAGCCTTCACGAAGACCTGGTTGTACAGCGACACTTCCTTGAGGTACTTCTGCACCGCACCGTCCACCATCTTGGCGGCGATGTCTGCAGGCTTGCCGGACTCTTCGGCCTTGGCGGCAGCCACGGAGCGTTCCTTCTCGATCAGGTCGGCAGGCACGTCGGCGGACGACAGGGCCACAGGCTTCATGGCGGCGATGTGCATTGCCACGTCCTTGGCGGCTACTGCGTCACCGTCGAACTCGACGACCACGCCGATGCGGGTGCCGTGCAGGTACACAGCCAGGTTCGAGCCGTCGAAACGCTTGAAGCGGCGGAACGACATGTTTTCGCCGATCTTGCCGATCAGGCCCTTGCGCACGTCTTCCAGGGTCGGGCCGAAACCGTCTTGCTCGTAGGCCAGGGCGGACAGGGCTGCCACGTCGGCGGGGTTCTTCTCGGCGATCAGCTTGGCGGCCGCGTTCGACATGGCGATGAAGCTGTCGTTCTTGGACACGAAGTCGGTTTCGCTGTTCACTTCGATCATCGCGCCGGTGTTGCCGTTCACGAATGCAGTGATCACGCCTTCGGCAGCGATACGCGAAGCGGCCTTGCCGGCCTTGGTGCCGAGCTTGACGCGCAGCAGCTCTTCAGCCTTGGCCATGTCGCCGTCGGCTTCGGTCAGAGCCTTCTTGCACTCCATCATCGGTGCATCGGTCTTTGCGCGCAGTTCAGCAACCATGCTTGCGGTAATTGCCATCGTATTTCTCCAGTTCAGTTCAGTTCGTTACGGATTGCAGGCTAAAAAAAAGGGGGCTCATGTGAGGCCCCGCTTTTCTTCGCGACGAGTCGCGCGGCCTTCTTTCAATTAGGCAGCGGCTTCGTCCACTTCCACGAATTCGTCGGAGCCTTCGGCCTGGACAGCCTTGACCACTTCGTTCACCGCATTGGCGCGGCCTTCGAGGATTGCGTCGGCGATGCCACGGGCATACAGAGCCACGGCCTTGGCCGAGTCATCGTTGCCGGGGATCACGTAGTCGATACCTTCTGGGGAGTGGTTGGAGTCAACCACACCGATCAGCGGAATGCCCAGCTTCTTGGCTTCGGCAATAGCGATCTTGTGGTAGCCCACGTCGATCACGAAGATGGCGTCCGGCAGGGCGTTCATGTCCTGAATGCCGCCGATGTCCTTCTCGAGCTTTTCCAGTTCGCGCGAGAACATCAGCTGTTCCTTCTTGCTCATGGATTCGAGGCCGGCTTCCTGCTGTGCCTTCATGTCCTTCAGACGCTTGATGGAAGTCTTCACGGTCTTGAAGTTGGTCAGCATGCCGCCCAGCCAGCGCTGGTCAACGAAAGGCACGCCGGCGCGGGTGGCTTCTTCCTTCAGGATTTCACGAGCCTGGCGCTTCGTGCCGACCATCAGGACGGTGCCGCGGTTGGCAGACAGTTGCTTGACGAACTTCTGCGCGTCCTGGAACATCGGGAGCGACTTTTCCAGGTTGATGATGTGGATCTTGTTGCGATGACCGAAGATGAACGGGGCCATCTTGGGGTTCCAGAAGCGGGTTTGGTGACCGAAGTGGACACCGGCTTCGAGCATTTCGCGCATCGTGACGGACATGAGATTTCTCCAAAGGTTGGGTCTTAAATCCAGCCCCGATTAATCGCCGTCCATTCAAAAACGGAAGCAGCGACACCTTGACGGGCCTGGTTTGCGATTGTTTTGCCCGGCGGCCCCCTTAGTCTTCCTGGTGCGAAACCATATACAGTCATCGCATTCAGCCCAAGGCACCACTCGGCAAAACCCTAGGATTCTAGCACATTCCTGCACCACTTCCGTGGTACATCGCCGCTCGGACTCCCTTCATCCCACCACCAAAGGCCGCGCCAGGCATCGCCGCAGACCATCGTTTGCGTTTCCGCCACGGCAGCGTCACCGTCTTCCGCGATAGTGCGGGTTCACATTGATTGACGCTTGTTTGCGGATACCAAGGTCATTGCGTGCCCGACTGGCTCCGGGGACTCGGCACTCAGAGGACAATGCACGGTTCGCCACGGGCCGCGCAAAATTCAGAGCACCAAAACGGTGCCATGACTGGGTGACGCAATGCCGGACGGGTTGCATGATTGTCTGAAAACATTGAGATTCCATGGAAATAGCGATTGTGGGCGCTGGCATCGTAGGCATTGCCACTGCTTATGAACTGGCCTGTGACGGCCACCGCGTGACGGTGTATGAACAGCGTAGCGCCGCCGCCGAAGAAGCCAGCTTTGCGAGTTCGGGCCTGCTGGCCCCGTCCCTGCTGATTCCATGGGCAGCCGCGGGCGTGGGCGCGGCCTCCACCTCGATGCTCTGGGGACGGCAGCCCGCGTTTCGCATGGCGCGCGGGGCCGGCCGAGCCGAGTATTCGTGGCTGCTGCGCTGGCGCAAGGCAGCGCGCTCGCCGTCCGCCGAAGCGACACTGACCGCGCTCGAGCGGCTCGGACGCTACAGCCTCGAGCGCACACGCAAGCTCTCCGCGCTGTTCGAGATCGACATCGAAACCAGCCATGGCACGCTGGTGCTGCTGCGCGGCAAGCATGACCTGCGCAAGCTCCAGCCCGTGCCCGACCTGCTCCGCAACGGCGGCAGCACGATCACCGAGATCGATGCAGACACCACCCGGCTGATCGAGCCCGGGCTCTGCCCCGACATTCCCCTGCTGGGCGCGCTCCATGCACCCGATGGCGAAGCCGCCAACTGCCGCCTGTTCGCGCAGGTGATGCGTTATGCGGCGCAGGAGCATGGCGTGAAGTTCCTTTTCAATACACGGGTGGAGTCGATCTCCGGCCACCCGGTCACCCTGCAGGTCGGGGGCGACAGCACGCCGCGCAGGGCCGATGCAGTCGTACTCTGCGCCGGCCTTGCCAGCGCCGGCCTGTTGCGCCGGCACGGGGTGAACCTGCCGGTGGCCGCCCTCCATGGCTACACCATCAGTGCGCCTCTGCGCGAGGAACTGCACGCCCCGCAGGGCACGGTGATCGATCCGGTGCACCGCATCACCATCGCACGCCAGGGACAGCGCGTGCGTGTCTCGGGTGGCGCAGAGCTTGGCCATGGCGGCGGCGAGCACCATGCCGAGACTCTTCAGAAGCTGTATTCGGCACTCTCCGGCTGGTTTCCTGGGGGTGCGCAACTCTCGTCCCAGCAGTTGCAGATCTGGCGCGGTGCGCGCCCCACCCTGCCCGATGGCGCGCCGGCCCTTGGCGCAAGCGGTATTCCCGGCCTGTGGTTGAACACCGGCCACGGTGCCTGCGGCTGGGCACTGGCCTGCGGTAGCGCGAGGCTGCTGGCCGACCAGATCGCCGGGGCTCCCATGGCCATGGAGATCGACGCGTTCGGCGCGCACCGCTTCTGAGAACGCGTCCGCGCCCCGGGGCACAATGGCGCGATGCAGCGCGTCACCTTCGATCATCCTCACCCGCTTCACGACCTGCAAGCCACGCGACAAATCGAGGCGGCAGGCATCGCCGCCACCGGCCCGCATGTGCTGATGCAGCGGGCCGGCGCATGCGTTGCACGGCTCGCACAGGCTCTGGCACCCCATGCGCGGTTGATCTGGATAGCCTGCGGTGCCGGCAACAACGGCGGCGACGGACTCGAAGCCGCGGCGCTGCTGCATGCCCATGGATTCCGGGTGCAGGTGAGCTGGCTGGGCTCGGTCGAGAAGGCATCGGCCGACACCCTGAAGTCATGGCACAAGGCAGTCGCCGCAGGTGTACTGTTCGTCGACGAGCCTCCGCACGACCTGGAAGACCAGGACCTCTGCATTGATGCCCTGCTGGGCATCGGACTCACGCCGCACGACAGCGGCCGTTCGCCGTCTGCGGCACTGCGGTCGCTGCTCGACGTGGTGCGCGGCACGCGGGCCACGGTGCTCTGCGTCGACCTGCCCTCGGGTCTGATGGCGGATTCGGGCCAGTGGGCCGCGGGCTTTGAGCCACTGCCGTCCCCTCCATCTGCACCGCGCCACACCTTGAGCCTGCTCACGCTCAAGCCGGGCCTTTTCACAGGCATGGGCCGCGATGCAGCCGGCACGGTCTGGCTCGACGACCTGCAACTGCCGTCCCCCGATGCCGCGCCCCGCGCATGGCTGGCATGCGCCCCTCACGGCATCCATCCATCGCGACCACATGCCAGCCACAAGGGAAGCTGGGGCGACGTCGCCGTGGTCGGCGGCGAAGGCCTGGAAGAACGCGGCATGGGCATGACGGGTGCGGCACTGCTGGCCGCCTCCGCGGCATTGCATGCGGGCGCCGGGCGGGTGATGCTTTCCGCGCTCGATCCTGCCCTGACCCAATCTCCAGCCCTGGCACCCGAGATCATGCTGCGCCGTTT encodes the following:
- the tsf gene encoding translation elongation factor Ts, with amino-acid sequence MAITASMVAELRAKTDAPMMECKKALTEADGDMAKAEELLRVKLGTKAGKAASRIAAEGVITAFVNGNTGAMIEVNSETDFVSKNDSFIAMSNAAAKLIAEKNPADVAALSALAYEQDGFGPTLEDVRKGLIGKIGENMSFRRFKRFDGSNLAVYLHGTRIGVVVEFDGDAVAAKDVAMHIAAMKPVALSSADVPADLIEKERSVAAAKAEESGKPADIAAKMVDGAVQKYLKEVSLYNQVFVKAADGKQTVEQMLKAANTTIKAFTMYVVGEGIEKKADDFAAEVAAQVAAAKAGA
- a CDS encoding FAD-dependent oxidoreductase yields the protein MEIAIVGAGIVGIATAYELACDGHRVTVYEQRSAAAEEASFASSGLLAPSLLIPWAAAGVGAASTSMLWGRQPAFRMARGAGRAEYSWLLRWRKAARSPSAEATLTALERLGRYSLERTRKLSALFEIDIETSHGTLVLLRGKHDLRKLQPVPDLLRNGGSTITEIDADTTRLIEPGLCPDIPLLGALHAPDGEAANCRLFAQVMRYAAQEHGVKFLFNTRVESISGHPVTLQVGGDSTPRRADAVVLCAGLASAGLLRRHGVNLPVAALHGYTISAPLREELHAPQGTVIDPVHRITIARQGQRVRVSGGAELGHGGGEHHAETLQKLYSALSGWFPGGAQLSSQQLQIWRGARPTLPDGAPALGASGIPGLWLNTGHGACGWALACGSARLLADQIAGAPMAMEIDAFGAHRF
- the rpsB gene encoding 30S ribosomal protein S2, with translation MSVTMREMLEAGVHFGHQTRFWNPKMAPFIFGHRNKIHIINLEKSLPMFQDAQKFVKQLSANRGTVLMVGTKRQAREILKEEATRAGVPFVDQRWLGGMLTNFKTVKTSIKRLKDMKAQQEAGLESMSKKEQLMFSRELEKLEKDIGGIQDMNALPDAIFVIDVGYHKIAIAEAKKLGIPLIGVVDSNHSPEGIDYVIPGNDDSAKAVALYARGIADAILEGRANAVNEVVKAVQAEGSDEFVEVDEAAA
- a CDS encoding phosphatidate cytidylyltransferase, with the translated sequence MLKQRVITALVLLAILLPALFHANTVPFTIVLLVLVAAGAWEWGRLNGLGGTGAVATGAVCLAMCGASWQFGWIQAPLASLWTLAGACWVLGGAFLLRGGVAGWPKIARSVRLVGGVLALWVTWLAVVQARQVGVNYLLSILALVWAADIFAYFAGRAFGLKFTRNKLAPAISPGKSWEGVWGGMAGVAVLAIVWVALDASSQATVASFYSRLAAKGYWLLLLGVVFMAAMSVVGDLVESLVKRSAGMKDSSNLLPGHGGVLDRIDALLPTLPLAMMLTHFAAA
- the uppS gene encoding polyprenyl diphosphate synthase is translated as MNSSSSAVPHHIAIVMDGNGRWATRRLLPRLAGHKQGVDSLRRCARACAERGVGVLTVFAFSSENWNRPADEVSGLMDLLAKALAREVPDLHKDGVQLHFVGDKASLSEKVRAGLQQAEAITAGNTRLVLNVCFNYGGRWDIAQAAAALAERGEPITEAGLDRAMALSHVADPDLLIRTGGEMRISNFLLWQCAYSELVFSDRLWPEFDEAALDEAIAAYASRERRFGKTSAQVQKSSRSASVQT
- the frr gene encoding ribosome recycling factor, which codes for MTIADIKKTTQTKMDQSIEALKNNLSKVRTGRANPQLLDTIHVEYYGSMVPLSQVANVSLLDARTISVQPWEKNMGAKIEKAIRESDLGLNPASMGDLIRVPMPPMSEERRKEMTKLARTEGENSKIAIRNLRRDANEGVKKLVKDKEASEDDQKRSEAEIQKLTDKHIADIDVLVAAKEQEILAI
- the ispC gene encoding 1-deoxy-D-xylulose-5-phosphate reductoisomerase — encoded protein: MKQRLTVLGSTGSIGTNTLDVVARHLDHYEVFALSASTRVELMLAQCAQFKPRYAVMASAPHAKELADRLKANGIATEVLQSADALELIAAHPEVDAVMAAIVGAAGLASCMAAARAGKRLLLANKEAIVVGGEVFMHAVKQGGATLLPIDSEHSAIFQSLPEDASTWARRVDHILLTASGGPFRTRDPKTLRDVTPDQACAHPNFAMGRKISIDSATMMNKALEVIEARWLFNLAPEQIKVVIHPQQIIHSMVQFVDASIIAQLGTPDMRVPIAVGLAWPERIESGTPRLDFGQLAALTFEEADAVRFPGLHLSWQALRAPSGTTAVLNAANEVAVAAFLSGQIRFDQIHRINLETLERVIPSNPDSLQALLALDAQTRAAAQEAVARI
- the pyrH gene encoding UMP kinase, which encodes MTLAKPAHKRILLKLSGEALMGDDQFGINRATIVRMVEEIADITRLGVEVAVVIGGGNIFRGVAGGSVGMDRATADYMGMLATVMNALALADAMDKQGLTARVMSAIGIEQVVEPYVRPKALQYLEEGKVVVFAAGTGNPFFTTDTAAALRGAEIGAELVLKATKVDGVYTADPAKDPTATRYSQLTFDEAITRNLGIMDATAFALCRDQRLPIRVFSIVKPGALKRVVMGEDEGTLVYA
- a CDS encoding NAD(P)H-hydrate dehydratase, encoding MQRVTFDHPHPLHDLQATRQIEAAGIAATGPHVLMQRAGACVARLAQALAPHARLIWIACGAGNNGGDGLEAAALLHAHGFRVQVSWLGSVEKASADTLKSWHKAVAAGVLFVDEPPHDLEDQDLCIDALLGIGLTPHDSGRSPSAALRSLLDVVRGTRATVLCVDLPSGLMADSGQWAAGFEPLPSPPSAPRHTLSLLTLKPGLFTGMGRDAAGTVWLDDLQLPSPDAAPRAWLACAPHGIHPSRPHASHKGSWGDVAVVGGEGLEERGMGMTGAALLAASAALHAGAGRVMLSALDPALTQSPALAPEIMLRRFEKLDLETATIVCGCGGGDAVRTVLPQILKTARRLVLDADALNAIATDAGMQALLAQRARHASFVTAMTPHPLEAARLLGSDTRTVQSDRIAAARELAERHGCIAVLKGSGSIITAPGETPFINPTGNARLATGGTGDVLAGLLGARIAALDNTQDGLARRAFLAACQACWQHGRAAEDDLFSRGLTASGLARALSPM